Within Pseudomonas sp. LBUM920, the genomic segment CTGCGGTCAGGGTACTTTTGTAGCCGGCGGTTTGCGTACTGCCATAGCCGGCAATCAGTCTGCTTTCATAACCCGCTGTTGATGTACTGCCGTAGCCGGCAGTTAACCAACTTTGCTCCTGAGCCGTCTGGCAACTGCCGTAGCCGGCTGTCAGGGTCGACTCATAACCTGCGGTCTGGGTGCTGCCGTAACCCGCAACCAACGAACTTTGATATCCCGCCGTGGAGGTACTGCCATAACCCGTGATGAGCGAGCTATTGTCCTGGGCCGTTTGTGTACTGCCATAGCCGGCCGTCAGGGTGCTCTCATAGCCCGAGGTTTGCGTACTGCCGTAGCCGGCGATTAATGAACTGTTGAATCCGGCAGTTGAGGTGCTGCCGTATCCTGCAGTAAGCGAACTGTCCTCCTGCGCTGTTTGGGTGCTGCCGTAGCCTGCAGTGAGTGTACTTTCGTGTCCTGCGGTCTGAGTACTGCCGTAGCCTGCGATCAGCGAGCTGTCAGCGCCCGCGGTGCTCGTACTGCCATAACCTGCGGTGAGTGAACTGCCTTCTTGTGCTGTCTGCGTGCTGCCGTATCCGGCAGTCAGAATGCTTGCGTAACCGGCTGTCTGGGTACTGCCGTAACCGGCGATCAACGAACTGTCGTAACCACCGGTTTCAGTACTGCCGTAGCCGGCGATGAGATCACTGCTTTCCTGGGCGGTCTGAGTGCTGCCATAACCCGAAGTCAGAATGCTTTTGTAACCGGCCGTCTGGGTGCTGCCATAACCGGCAATCAACGCACTCGCGTGACCGGCAGTCTGCGAACTGCCGTAACCGGCAGTCACCATACTGCCAGGTCCGGTGGTGGCCGTGCTGCCGTAACCGGCAGTCAGATCACTGCCTTCCTGAGCCGTCTGAGTACTGCCGTAACCAGCAGTCAGGGAGCTTTCGCCGCCCGCAGTTTGGGTGCTGCCATAACCCGCGATCAGCGAACTGTCGGAGCCCGCAGTGCTCGTGCTGCCGTAGCCGGCAGTGAGGTCACTGCCCAATTGAGCTGTTTGCGTACTGCCATAACCGGCCGTCAGGGTGCTGTCTCCCCCGGCAGTTTGCGTGCTGCCATAGCCGGCGATCAGTGAGCTGTCGGAGCCCGCAGTGCTGGTACTGCCGTAACCGGCGGTAAGGTCACTGCCCACTTGAGCCGTTTGGGTACTGCCGTAACCGGCCGTCAGAGAGCTGTCCGTGCCGGCAGTCTGCGTGCTGCCATAACCGGCGATCAGTGAGCTGTCGGAACCCGCAGTGCTTGTACTGCCGTAACCGGCCGTAAGGTCACTGCCCACTTGAGCCGTTTGGGTACTGCCGTAACCGGCCGTCAGAGAGCTGGCTGTGCCGGCAGTTTGCGTGCTGCCATAGCCGGCAATCAGTGAGCTGTCGGAACCCGCAGTGCTGGTACTGCCGTAACCGGCGGTGAGATCACTGCCTAAGCGGGCTGTTTGGGTGCTGCCATACCCTGCGGTTAGAGAGCTTTCACCGCCGGCAGTTTGCGTGCTCCCGTAGCCAGCGATCAGCAAACTGTCGGAGCCGGCGGTGCTCGTACTGCCATAACCGGCGGTGAGATCACTGCCTTCTTGAGCCGTTTGGGTACTGCCGTAACCGGCGGTCAACGAGCTTTCGCCGCCTGCCGTTTGCGTGCTGCCATACCCGGCAATGAGCGAACTGTCGGAGCCGGCGGTGCCGGTGCTGCCGTAGCCAGCGGTGAGATCACTGCCCACTTGGGCCGTTTGGGTACTGCCGTAACCGGCGGTCAAGGAGCTTTCGCCGCCTGCCGTTTGCGTGCTGCCGTACCCGGCAATGAGCGAACTGTCGGAGCCTGCAGTGCCGGTGCTGCCGTAGCCGGCGGTAAGATCGCTGCCCACCTGAGCCGTTTGGGTACTGCCGTAACCGGCGGTCAACGAGCTTTCGCCGCCTGCCGTTTGCGTGCTGCCATACCCGGCAATGAGCGAACTGTCGGAGCCGGCAGTGCCAGTGCTGCCGTAGCCGGCGGTGAGATCACTGCCCACCTGGGCTGTTTGTGTACTGCCGTACCCCGCCATCAGGGAGCTTTCATCGCCCGCGGTTTGTGTACTGCCGTAGCCGGCAATGATTGAGCTATCAGAACCCGACGTTCCGGTACTGCCATAGCCTGCAATCAATGTGCTGCTGTCTCCGGCAGTTTCAGTGCTGCCGTAGCCTGCAATGAGTTGGCTCTGATTAGCGCCAGTGAGCGTACTGCCATAAACGGCCGTTTCCAGCGTTTGCGTAGAACGCACCGTAGTACGGCGAGTGACCACATCGGCAGGAGTCTTGGTCACAACCGGCAAGGCGGGAAGAACAGCCTTCGTCCCTGATTGCGCATCAGGAATAACCAAGGCCTCAATCAAATTTGTCGTGGAGGCTTCATACTTGCAGGCATTGTCCTGAATAAAGTCCAGTGCACTGCTTCGCGTACCGACATGAACAACTTCAGCACGAGAAAATTTCACGCCTTCATCCTCGTCGAGGAAAATCAGGTCACTCACTGCCACTTCACACACTACCCATCTCGCGTCTGCCTGCGGGCTCAACTGCGCACTCGCGCCCTGCCCCCACAACACGCCAGTCAACCCATTTTCAAGCTTTAGGGTGGCTTCCCAAAACTTGCATTCGACCCGTCCTGAAACAGGCCAGATCAGACCACAGTGGTCGGCCATATTATTTGCGCACGTTCGCAGCACCAGAACTTTTTCGGCTTTCATTTTGAAACACCTTTACAACTACTTCTGTAAAATCCTTTGGAGGCAAACTTCCATAACAAACACATAAACAAAATCAAGGCGGCCGATAACGCGAGCACTGACCAATTAAATTGACTGCGCCCTGCTGAAAACCAAATGCCTTAATCTTGAATAATCAGGAAAACACCGGCGGTATAAAACCACTGGCACACAACTCGACAGCACAGCCAGGCGACTATCAACGTCCCACCCTGTGTCTATTTTTTACTGCCCGACATAACCCTTTACCCGCAGGCAGTCGTTGATCAGTTCAACTTGTTTTTGCGCAATAACAATCCCGTCACCCACGGCATTGCCCATGCCGGACGTTTTGTCGTCGGCCGAGGGCGAGGAGTGATAGCTTGCCGTCGCCGCTTTGGCCTCGTACTGACAACGGGCTTTGTCTTGCGCTATATCCGTGGTTTGCCCGTCTATTCTCGTCCAATTGCGGACAGAGGTTGTGCACGCGCACAACGTCAACGCGAGCAAAATCATAAACACACATCTCATGCTTAACTCCTCGGGTTAAACAGTACCTCCCCTGCGCCACCTTTAACCTGTGGGCGAAGATCGGATCGGGCACTGCACCGGGAAATTACCTTGTGTCGCCCTGAAGTCATCATTGAATGCATTGAAATAAAAGTGAAGTAAAACGAAGTATATTTCAGTACCCATAAGAAATACTTAATCAGGAATTCGACAATGAAGCTCGATGCGAAGCACATGCAGGCGTTTCTGGCCGTCATCGAAGGTGGCAGCTTCGAAAAGGCAGCCGAATACCTGAAAGTGACTCCGTCAGCCGTCTCACAGCGGATACATGCACTGGAAGCGCGTCTGGGTAGCTCCGTGGTGGTACGGGGGCGGCCGTGCGAGCCGACTCAGATTGGGAGGAAGTTGATGACTTATCTGCGTCGCGCGACAGTGCTGGAGGAAGAATTGCTCAACGATATAGCAGGAACTGGCGAGGACTATGTACGGTTGGTAATAGGCGTGAACGGGGACACCTTGAACACATGGTTTTTCCCGGCATTGGCAGAGACGTTTGTCAGCGAAAAGATTCTCTTGGAGCTCGTGGTCGATGATCAGGACCATACGTATGCCCTGCTGGAAAGTGGGCAAGTCATTGGGTGCATAGGCACGCGTCCAGTGCCGATGCGTGGCTGCTTTGCAGAACCGCTAGGGTCGGTTCGCTACCAATTGGTGGCATCGACGGCCTTTCAGGCGCGATGGTTCCCGTCCGGGCTGACACGCGACGCCGCACGCAGGGCACCGGTGCTTGCCTACTCTCGCAAAGACACATTGCAGTCAGAATTTTTACAGTCGCGTTTGGGCCTGCATGCAGATGCCTTTCCGAGCCACTACCTGTCGCTGCCCGAAGCGCGCTTTCGGGCGATACGTCATGGCCTCGGCTACGGCATGGTTCCGCAGATGAAAGCCAGTACCTTGCTTAAAAGTGGAGATCTCGTGGATCTGGTCCCTGGGCATTTCACCGACG encodes:
- the argP gene encoding HTH-type transcriptional regulator ArgP, translated to MKLDAKHMQAFLAVIEGGSFEKAAEYLKVTPSAVSQRIHALEARLGSSVVVRGRPCEPTQIGRKLMTYLRRATVLEEELLNDIAGTGEDYVRLVIGVNGDTLNTWFFPALAETFVSEKILLELVVDDQDHTYALLESGQVIGCIGTRPVPMRGCFAEPLGSVRYQLVASTAFQARWFPSGLTRDAARRAPVLAYSRKDTLQSEFLQSRLGLHADAFPSHYLSLPEARFRAIRHGLGYGMVPQMKASTLLKSGDLVDLVPGHFTDVALYWHAWALQSPRMEALSKHAVAAARRILNFKRQETFVVGTSIR
- a CDS encoding Ice nucleation protein, translated to MTKTPADVVTRRTTVRSTQTLETAVYGSTLTGANQSQLIAGYGSTETAGDSSTLIAGYGSTGTSGSDSSIIAGYGSTQTAGDESSLMAGYGSTQTAQVGSDLTAGYGSTGTAGSDSSLIAGYGSTQTAGGESSLTAGYGSTQTAQVGSDLTAGYGSTGTAGSDSSLIAGYGSTQTAGGESSLTAGYGSTQTAQVGSDLTAGYGSTGTAGSDSSLIAGYGSTQTAGGESSLTAGYGSTQTAQEGSDLTAGYGSTSTAGSDSLLIAGYGSTQTAGGESSLTAGYGSTQTARLGSDLTAGYGSTSTAGSDSSLIAGYGSTQTAGTASSLTAGYGSTQTAQVGSDLTAGYGSTSTAGSDSSLIAGYGSTQTAGTDSSLTAGYGSTQTAQVGSDLTAGYGSTSTAGSDSSLIAGYGSTQTAGGDSTLTAGYGSTQTAQLGSDLTAGYGSTSTAGSDSSLIAGYGSTQTAGGESSLTAGYGSTQTAQEGSDLTAGYGSTATTGPGSMVTAGYGSSQTAGHASALIAGYGSTQTAGYKSILTSGYGSTQTAQESSDLIAGYGSTETGGYDSSLIAGYGSTQTAGYASILTAGYGSTQTAQEGSSLTAGYGSTSTAGADSSLIAGYGSTQTAGHESTLTAGYGSTQTAQEDSSLTAGYGSTSTAGFNSSLIAGYGSTQTSGYESTLTAGYGSTQTAQDNSSLITGYGSTSTAGYQSSLVAGYGSTQTAGYESTLTAGYGSCQTAQEQSWLTAGYGSTSTAGYESRLIAGYGSTQTAGYKSTLTAGYGSTQTAQEESSLTTGYGSTSTAGYNSTLVAGYGSTQTAGYNSSLTTGYGSTQTAGYDSVMTAGYGSTLTALDSSTLTAGYGSTQTAGFGSSLMAGYGSSQTAGCESTLTAGYGSTQMAERDSTLTAGYGSTGTAGQDSSLIAGYGSSLTSGTRSFLTAGYGSTLISGLHSVLTAGYGSSLTSGMRSSLTAGYGSNQIASHKSSLIAGHESTQIAGHKSMLIAGKNSSQTAGSRSTLIAGAKSVQMAGDRSKLTAGADSTQTAGDRSKLLAGSNSYLTAGDRSKLTAGDDCVLMAGDRSKLTAGKNCVLTAGADSRLIGSLGSTLSGGENSTLVFRCWDGKRYTNVVVKTGSDGVEADVPYQIDEDSNVLIKAEDSHSVADPAQLQP